CCGGGCAGCTCGGCCTTCCAGGCGGCCTTGTCCACGGACAGTATCTCTTCGAGGGTCTCGCGGCTGATGTCCAGGCCTTCCACGTTCAGATCCTCGGGGTTGGGGATGTAGCCTATGGCAGTCTTTTTGGCGTTGGCTTCGCCCTTGCAGCGGCGGACTATCCAGTCCAGCACTCTCAGGTTGTCGCCGAAGCCGGGCCACAGGAAGTTGCCCTCATCGTCCTGGCGGAACCAGTTGACGTGGAATATCTTGGGGGCGTTGGGGTTGTCCTTGGCCATCTCGATCCAGTGACCGAAATAGTCGGCCATGTCGTAGCCGCAGAAGGGCAGCATGGCCATGGGGTCTCTCCGCACTACGCCCACAGCGCCGGTAGCGGCGGCCGTGGTCTCGGAGGCCATGGTGGCGCCCAGGAAGGTGCCGTGGTTCCAGTCAAAGCTCTGGAAGACCAGCGGGGCCAGCTTGGCGCGTCTGCCGCCGAACAGGATGGCCGAAAGAGGCACGCCCTCGGGCTTCTCCCAGTCGGGGGAGATGCAGGGGCACTGGGCTGCGGGAGCGGTAAAGCGTGAATTGGGATGAGCGCCCTTTTCGCCGGATTCGGGAGTCCATTCGTTGCCCAGCCAGTCTATGCCGTGCTTGGGAGTGGTGTCCTTGCCCATGCCTTCCCACCATACGCAGCCGTCATCGGTCTTGACCACGTTGGTAAAGATGGTGTTGCTGCGGGTGGTAGCCAGAGCGTTGGGGTTGGATTTCTTGCTGGTGCCGGGGGCCACGCCAAAGAAGCCCGACTCGGGGTTCAGAGCGTAGAAGCGGCCGTCGGCTCCCTTGCGGATCCAGGCGATATCGTCGCCCAGGGTCTCCACCTTGTAGCCGGGGAAGGACTCGGGCGGGATGAGCATAGCCAGGTTGGTCTTGCCGCAGGCGGAGGGGAAGGCGGCGGCGATGTAGGTCTTGTCGCCCTTCTTGTCCGTGAGGCCCAGTATGAGCATATGCTCGGCCATCCAGCCTTCTTCTCTGGCCAGCCAGGAGGCTATCCTCAGAGCCAGGCACTTCTTGCCCAGGAGCACGTTGCCGCCGTAGCCGGAAGCAAAGCTCCAGATGGTGTTGTCTTCGGGGAAATGCAGGATGCGTCTCTTTTCGATGGAGAGGTCGCCCGTGCAGTGCAGACACTTGGTGAACTCGCCGTCCTCACCCAGCTGATCAATGGCTACCTGGCCCATTCTGGTCATGATCCTCATGTTGAGGACCACGTAGATGCTGTCGGTGATCTCGATGCCCACCTTGGAGAAGGGGCTGCCGGAGGGGCCCATGATAAAGGGCACCACGTACATGGTCCTGCCTTTGAAGGAGCCCACAAAGTTGGCTCCGGTCTCGGCGTAGGCTCTCTGGGGGTCCATCCAGTTGTTGGTGGGGCCGGCGTCTTCCTTTCTGCGGGTGCAGATAAAGGTCAGCTTTTCCGTGCGCGCCACGTCGTTGGGGTCGGTCCTGTGGAGGTAGCAGCCGGGCAGCTTGTCCTGATTTAATCTTTCCAGGACTCCGGTCTCAACAGCTTTGTCCTGCAGCTTGTTTTTTTCCTCTTCGGAGCCGTCGCACCAGACGACCTGGTCAGGCGTACAAAGCTCGATCATCTGATCGACCCAGTCAAGGGCAGCTTTGTTTCTGATTTCCATACATAGTTCTCCTTGAATGAAATAATACAATACAAAAGACCATAGGTCTGCTATATACCATTCTCTATTATACTAAAAACGGCCCCCGTAAGTCAACACAAGAGCGGCCGGGACAGGGCCCGGCCGCTCTCTTTGTCAGTGTATTTCCTTCGCCACCTTGGCGATGGCTTCGGCTATGCAGGCGGTTTCCTCGTCTCCGCCCATGAGGATGGGGGCGGGGATCCATACCGCTTCCTTTGTCAGGATGTTCGTGCCTTTCTGGCAGGCGGACCTTTGATACTTTCTGCCTGTGTGCTTTTCAAAATAGGGCTCCCGCAGCATGCCCATGTCCTCTAGGGAGGGATAGCCCTTGCTGCAGGGGATGCCTTCGGCGTTCAGCGCCTCCACGAATTCGTCCCGTCTGGCGGCCCTGAAGGTGTACATGTAGCCGTTCCACAGGGTGATCCTGGGGTCCTTGCGGGGCAGGGTGATGCCGGGCAGTCCCTCTATGCGGGAGGAGACGTATGCGGCGTTCTTCTGGCGCAGGGCGCACTGCTCCTCCAGCCTGGGGAGCTGGGCTCTCAGTATGGAGGCCTCCCATTCGGCCATTCTGGCGTTGGTGCCCATGACCGTGGAGCCGTCGGCGGCCCGGCCGGAATTGTGGTATTCCCACACCTTGGCGTAGATGGCGTCGCTGTCGGTGGTCACGCAGCCACCCTCGCCGCCGGTGATGGCCTTGCTGCCCTGAAAGCTGAAGGCTGAGGCGTCGCCGAGATGTCCGCACCGGACTCCCTTCCACTGGGAGCCGTGAGCGTGGGCGGAGTCTTCCAGCACCAGTATGCCCTTCTTTTTGGCAAAGGCGTTGATGGCGTCCATGTCGCAGGGGCGGCCGGCTACGTGCACCAGCAGGATGGCCTTGGTGGCCGGGGTGCAGCAGCCCTCCAGCGAGTCGGGGTCTATGTTGCCCGTGTCGGGGTCTATGTCCGCCATGACGGGCATGGCTCCGCACCAGGCGATGGAGGACACGGTGGCCGAGAAGGTGTAGGGAGTGGTGATCACGTCGTCCCCGTAGCCTATGCCGCAGCCCCGGAGCATCATCTCCAGAGCCTGGGTGCCCGTGTTGACACAGACCGCGTGCTTGGTGCCGATGTAGGCGGCAAACTCATTGGCAAAGGTCAGGGCTTCGGCGCCCAGAGTGCCCCATTGTCCCGCGGACAGAGCCCGCAGCAGATTGTGTTTTTCTTCGTCGTTCCAGTAGGGCCAGGAGGGAAAAGTCCCCTTGAATACCGGCGTTCCGCCGTGAATGGCCAGCTTACTCATTGTGGGCCTCCTTTTCTTTCAGTTCGTCCGAGTGGGCTGCTATCTTGTCTATGGCCTCCAGAATGGCTTCGGCCCCCTTGGGACCTCCCAGCAGGGAGCTGTGATACAGCCAGCAGCCCTCGGTGTGGGCTATCAGGTCGTTGGCGGGCAGATGGGGCTTTTGGAAGCGGGCGCCCGTCAGCTTGGTGTAATCCTCGGTGTAGAGCATGGCCATCTCGTATATGGGCTCCGCGTAGCCCTCTCCGGGCAGGCACACGTTTTCCGCCGCGAGAGCATTGATAAAGGCGCTTCTCGAGAGCCCTCCGAGGCCCTCCGGCTTGTAGCGGAAGCAGTACAGGTGATAGGAATTGCGCTCTATCCTCGGGTCCTTTTTCAGGGGCTCCAGGAAGGGGATGTCCGCAAAGGCCTTGTCCAGCAGGGCGGCCGTTTCCATGCGGGTCGTGATCTGGCCGTCCAGATAAGGCAGCTGGGCGGTGAGGACCGCGCACTGCCAGTCGGCCAGCCTGGCGTCGGTGGAGAGGACGGGATGGTCGTAGGTCAGACGGCCGTAGGCTCTGCCGTTGTGGTGCATGCTCCACATCCTTTCGTAGAGGTCCCTGTGGCTGGTGGTGACGGCTCCGCCTTCGCCGGCCGAGATGTTTTTGCTGGCCTGAAAGCTGAAGCACCCGGCGTCTCCGATGGCGCCGGTCCTGACGCCCTTCCACTGCGAGCCGTGGGCGTGGGCGCAGTCTTCGATGAGGTATATGCCGCGCTTTTGGCATATGCTGCGCAGGGCGTCGGCGTCAAAGGGCCTGCCGCCCAGATGGACGCCTATGACGGCTTTGGTGGCCGGGGTGATGAGGGTCTCCACCGAAGCCGGGTCGATGCAAAAGGTGTCGGGGTCTATGTCCGCAAACACGGGCATGGCGCCTGCGTTGACTATGGAATGGACTGTGGCCGAGAAGGTGTAGGGGGTGGTGATCACCTCGTCCCCGCGGCCTATGCCCAGCCCCCGGACCGCCATCTCGATGGCGATGGTGCCGTTGAGGACGGGCAGGGCGCAGGCGGCGCCGGTGTAGCGGGCCCATTCTTCTGCGAACCTGGCGTTTTCGCCGCTCAGGGTGCCCCAGTTGCCGGAGGCAAGGGTGCGCAGCAGCGCCTCTTCTATCTCTTTTGTGGGTCTGGGCCACGCGATGTAGTCCGGAAGAGTCTCCAGGACGGGAGAGCCTCCCAAAATAGCCGGTGTTGTCATGTGTGTCTCCTGTATTATTTTGTGTTTACCAAGCGTGTGATCCAACGCTGTTCCATGTTCTTGATGGCTCCGAGAAAGGCCACCTGTTCCGAAAAGTCGGGAGCGCTGATGTAGGGCAGCTTGCGCCAGCCCGCGTAGCTGAGCAGGCTCCTGGTCTCTCCCACGAACCTGCGGCCGGTCTCTTTGTCGAGATAGACGCAGTCGATGATGATGGCATGGGGGTCCAGTATGCCTATGATGATGTCTATCAGGCTCTTTGCGATACGGGCGTTGCGGGCTATGACCTCATCCTCGGTCATGGTCTTCAGGGCTTCCCGCCAGGCCGCCGTGTTCAGCAGGTTTTCAAAGGTGTCGCCGCCGCAGGGGAGCTGTCCCGGGTCGCCGGCCAGGGAGTTCAGGCCGCTGACCAGGCTGCCGCTGTTGACAAAGGCGCCGCCCACGCCGTCGCCTACAAAGAGGTAGTAGAGACTGTCGGCCTCGGTGTAGTGCTCGGCGCAGGCCGTGGCGGACAGCTTGACGTCTTCCTCTATATAGCAGTCCACTCCCAGAGCGGCGCACAGGGTCTCCCGGAGGGGTATCTCGTTCAGCAGGGGTATGCGGATATTGTTGACCCTGTCCTTATCCGGGTCGTAGGGGCCCGGAGTGATGGCGGCGGCTCCCCTGAGGGCGTATTGCCTTTTCAGGTCGCCTATCTGCTTGAGGAGCCCCTCGAAGCCCTTGCCGTAGTCGGCCCCTTCTATGGACCTGGAGCTGTAGTTTCTCCTGTCTGCGGTGAACAGGGTGTAGGAGGGCATGCTGCTCCGCAGGTCCAGCACCACCCAGACGGGCTCCTCGGTCTTCAGGGCCACGGCCTCCGCCCTGCGGCCGAATTTGTTTTCGGGCTTGTCCGTGTCCGTCAGCTCCACCACGTCGCTGCGCAGCAGCTTGTTGGTCAGATTGGTGACGCTCATAAGGCTGAGCCCCGAGCATTCCATGAGCGTGTGTCTGGTCAGAGGGCCCCTGAAGAGCATCTGGTATATCTTCAGCAGATTTCTGATGCGTATCTGAGTCTGTCCCATCATGCCAGCTCTCCGGGCAGGCGGTCCCTCAGCAGCGCTCCCAGCT
This genomic window from Abditibacteriota bacterium contains:
- a CDS encoding ROK family protein, producing the protein MMGQTQIRIRNLLKIYQMLFRGPLTRHTLMECSGLSLMSVTNLTNKLLRSDVVELTDTDKPENKFGRRAEAVALKTEEPVWVVLDLRSSMPSYTLFTADRRNYSSRSIEGADYGKGFEGLLKQIGDLKRQYALRGAAAITPGPYDPDKDRVNNIRIPLLNEIPLRETLCAALGVDCYIEEDVKLSATACAEHYTEADSLYYLFVGDGVGGAFVNSGSLVSGLNSLAGDPGQLPCGGDTFENLLNTAAWREALKTMTEDEVIARNARIAKSLIDIIIGILDPHAIIIDCVYLDKETGRRFVGETRSLLSYAGWRKLPYISAPDFSEQVAFLGAIKNMEQRWITRLVNTK
- a CDS encoding DegT/DnrJ/EryC1/StrS family aminotransferase, whose protein sequence is MTTPAILGGSPVLETLPDYIAWPRPTKEIEEALLRTLASGNWGTLSGENARFAEEWARYTGAACALPVLNGTIAIEMAVRGLGIGRGDEVITTPYTFSATVHSIVNAGAMPVFADIDPDTFCIDPASVETLITPATKAVIGVHLGGRPFDADALRSICQKRGIYLIEDCAHAHGSQWKGVRTGAIGDAGCFSFQASKNISAGEGGAVTTSHRDLYERMWSMHHNGRAYGRLTYDHPVLSTDARLADWQCAVLTAQLPYLDGQITTRMETAALLDKAFADIPFLEPLKKDPRIERNSYHLYCFRYKPEGLGGLSRSAFINALAAENVCLPGEGYAEPIYEMAMLYTEDYTKLTGARFQKPHLPANDLIAHTEGCWLYHSSLLGGPKGAEAILEAIDKIAAHSDELKEKEAHNE
- a CDS encoding phosphoenolpyruvate carboxykinase (GTP) is translated as MEIRNKAALDWVDQMIELCTPDQVVWCDGSEEEKNKLQDKAVETGVLERLNQDKLPGCYLHRTDPNDVARTEKLTFICTRRKEDAGPTNNWMDPQRAYAETGANFVGSFKGRTMYVVPFIMGPSGSPFSKVGIEITDSIYVVLNMRIMTRMGQVAIDQLGEDGEFTKCLHCTGDLSIEKRRILHFPEDNTIWSFASGYGGNVLLGKKCLALRIASWLAREEGWMAEHMLILGLTDKKGDKTYIAAAFPSACGKTNLAMLIPPESFPGYKVETLGDDIAWIRKGADGRFYALNPESGFFGVAPGTSKKSNPNALATTRSNTIFTNVVKTDDGCVWWEGMGKDTTPKHGIDWLGNEWTPESGEKGAHPNSRFTAPAAQCPCISPDWEKPEGVPLSAILFGGRRAKLAPLVFQSFDWNHGTFLGATMASETTAAATGAVGVVRRDPMAMLPFCGYDMADYFGHWIEMAKDNPNAPKIFHVNWFRQDDEGNFLWPGFGDNLRVLDWIVRRCKGEANAKKTAIGYIPNPEDLNVEGLDISRETLEEILSVDKAAWKAELPGMEEFFAKFGDKLPKEIRAEIEGLKQRLDE
- a CDS encoding DegT/DnrJ/EryC1/StrS family aminotransferase; amino-acid sequence: MSKLAIHGGTPVFKGTFPSWPYWNDEEKHNLLRALSAGQWGTLGAEALTFANEFAAYIGTKHAVCVNTGTQALEMMLRGCGIGYGDDVITTPYTFSATVSSIAWCGAMPVMADIDPDTGNIDPDSLEGCCTPATKAILLVHVAGRPCDMDAINAFAKKKGILVLEDSAHAHGSQWKGVRCGHLGDASAFSFQGSKAITGGEGGCVTTDSDAIYAKVWEYHNSGRAADGSTVMGTNARMAEWEASILRAQLPRLEEQCALRQKNAAYVSSRIEGLPGITLPRKDPRITLWNGYMYTFRAARRDEFVEALNAEGIPCSKGYPSLEDMGMLREPYFEKHTGRKYQRSACQKGTNILTKEAVWIPAPILMGGDEETACIAEAIAKVAKEIH